One Xenopus tropicalis strain Nigerian chromosome 8, UCB_Xtro_10.0, whole genome shotgun sequence genomic window carries:
- the LOC100496644 gene encoding putative mediator of RNA polymerase II transcription subunit 26 — protein MEGAPTSSKKPSGNKQVVSPPAQEVKPPKGHEHHKEEKHHHEEKHQQQTQSQTSGQQSQGTGVSSVSQQQGQGSGCGIQVTGQQQTSGQQSQVRSQTTSQQQSSGQTQSSGQTQSSGQTQSSGQTQSSGQQSQCGVSQQSGAGQVQTRAQQSQSYGQTQSSGQTQSSGQTQSSGQTQSSGQTQSSGQTQSSGQTQSTGQQSQCGVPQQSGAGQTTSQQTSTTQSQGSTTSYSYKQGKDKY, from the exons ATGGAAGGAG CCCCAACTTCCTCCAAGAAG cCTTCCGGCAACAAGCAAGTCGTG agcCCACCAGCACAAGAGGTGAAGCCCCCAAAGGGACATGAACATCACAAAGAGGAAAAGCATCACCATGAAGAAAAGCATCAGCAACAAACACAAAGTCAAACTAGTGGCCAGCAGTCCCAGGGCACTGGGGTTTCAAGTGTTAGCCAGCAGCAAGGACAGGGAAGTGGATGTGGTATTCAAGTAACTGGACAGCAGCAAACCAGTGGGCAGCAGTCCCAAGTTAGAAGTCAAACCACTAGTCAACAGCAGAGCAGCGGTCAGACCCAGAGCAGTGGTCAGACCCAGAGCAGTGGTCAGACCCAGAGCAGCGGTCAGACCCAGAGCAGCGGTCAGCAGAGCCAATGCGGTGTCTCTCAGCAGTCAGGGGCTGGGCAAGTGCAAACTCGAGCACAACAAAGCCAGAGCTATGGTCAGACCCAGAGCAGTGGTCAGACCCAGAGCAGTGGTCAGACCCAGAGCAGTGGTCAGACCCAGAGCAGTGGTCAGACCCAGAGCAGTGGTCAGACCCAGAGCAGTGGTCAGACCCAGAGCACCGGTCAGCAGAGCCAATGCGGTGTCCCTCAGCAGTCAGGGGCTGGGCAAACCACTAGCCAACAAACCAGCACCACTCAGAGCCAGGGGAGTACCACCTCATATTCCTATAAACAGGGAAAAGACAAATATTAA